Proteins encoded in a region of the Wenzhouxiangella sp. XN201 genome:
- a CDS encoding ABC transporter ATP-binding protein, translating to MLAARNLTRRFGALLAVDDLSFEVEPGTVLGFLGPNGAGKSTTMKMLTGFLTPSSGTAEVFGHDIRDDSLAARRQIGYLPEGAPLYGELTVAQMLDFVAAARGFSGDQARRRMADAAARLELEPVLSQTIETLSKGFKRRVGLAQAILHDPPVLILDEPTDGLDPNQKQQVRQLIREMAPDKIIVISTHILEEVDSLCSRAMIIARGRLLADDTPPGLLARSRYHNAVTLTLDEPERAASRLGELPEAREVEVRNARVTVFPSGQGDLFQAVSRMIEARNWTVHQLQLEPGRLDEVFRGITREEAA from the coding sequence ATGCTTGCAGCCAGAAACCTGACCCGTCGCTTCGGTGCACTGCTGGCCGTCGACGACCTCAGTTTCGAGGTGGAACCGGGTACCGTGCTCGGGTTTCTCGGGCCCAACGGAGCCGGAAAGTCCACCACCATGAAGATGCTCACGGGTTTCCTCACACCCAGTTCGGGCACGGCCGAAGTATTCGGTCACGATATTCGCGATGACTCGCTCGCTGCCCGCCGCCAGATTGGCTACCTGCCCGAGGGAGCGCCGCTGTATGGCGAACTGACGGTGGCGCAGATGCTGGATTTCGTCGCTGCCGCGCGCGGGTTTTCGGGCGACCAGGCGCGTCGTCGAATGGCCGATGCGGCGGCGCGGCTGGAACTCGAGCCGGTCTTGAGTCAGACCATCGAGACCTTGTCGAAGGGTTTCAAGCGGCGCGTCGGCCTGGCCCAGGCGATTCTCCACGATCCGCCGGTTCTCATCCTCGACGAGCCGACCGACGGTCTCGACCCCAATCAGAAACAGCAGGTGCGCCAGCTCATCCGCGAAATGGCACCGGACAAGATCATCGTCATCTCCACGCACATCCTCGAGGAGGTGGATTCCCTGTGCAGCCGGGCGATGATCATCGCGCGCGGTCGCCTGCTGGCCGATGACACGCCGCCAGGCTTGTTGGCGCGCTCGCGTTATCACAATGCTGTGACGCTCACACTCGATGAGCCGGAGCGCGCGGCTTCGCGCCTGGGCGAACTGCCCGAAGCTCGCGAGGTCGAGGTGCGCAATGCCCGAGTGACGGTGTTTCCCTCCGGACAGGGTGATCTGTTCCAGGCCGTGAGCCGCATGATCGAGGCGCGCAACTGGACGGTGCACCAACTGCAACTGGAGCCCGGTCGGCTCGACGAGGTGTTTCGCGGCATCACGCGCGAGGAGGCGGCATGA
- a CDS encoding ABC transporter permease subunit, whose product MTARNITTIMRRELAGYFATPVAYVFIVIFLIMSAAFTFYLGGFYEREIADLEPFFRFHPWLYLFLVPAVGMRLWAEERKYGTIELLLTLPLTVSEAVVGKFLAAWLFVGLALALTFPIWITVNVLGDPDNGVIVAAYLGSWLMAGGMLAISAALSAVTRNQVVAFILSVVICFGFLLSGLPMVLDLFRGWLPQTLLDGIANLSFLAHFTSISRGVIDLRDLIYFALVIGFWLLANRIILEMKKAD is encoded by the coding sequence ATGACAGCACGCAACATCACGACCATCATGCGGCGCGAACTGGCGGGGTATTTCGCGACGCCGGTGGCTTACGTGTTCATCGTTATCTTCCTGATCATGTCGGCGGCTTTTACGTTTTACCTGGGCGGTTTCTATGAGCGCGAGATTGCCGACCTGGAGCCGTTCTTCCGTTTCCATCCCTGGCTCTACCTGTTCCTGGTGCCGGCAGTGGGCATGCGGCTGTGGGCCGAGGAACGCAAGTACGGCACGATCGAACTGCTGCTGACCCTGCCGCTGACGGTCAGCGAGGCGGTGGTCGGCAAGTTCCTTGCCGCCTGGCTGTTCGTCGGCCTGGCGCTGGCGCTGACCTTTCCGATCTGGATCACGGTCAATGTACTCGGCGATCCCGACAACGGTGTGATCGTGGCCGCTTACCTGGGCAGCTGGCTGATGGCCGGCGGCATGCTGGCCATCAGCGCGGCGCTGTCGGCGGTGACCCGTAACCAGGTCGTGGCCTTCATCCTTTCGGTCGTGATCTGCTTCGGTTTCCTGCTGTCCGGGCTGCCGATGGTGCTCGACCTGTTCCGGGGCTGGCTGCCCCAGACCCTGCTCGACGGGATCGCCAACCTGAGCTTCCTGGCGCATTTCACGTCGATCTCGCGCGGGGTGATCGATTTGCGCGATCTGATCTACTTCGCCCTGGTCATCGGCTTCTGGTTGCTGGCCAATCGCATCATTCTGGAAATGAAGAAGGCGGACTGA
- a CDS encoding Gldg family protein yields the protein MSKNIYSATGLALLAVLFLALTILIGASLRGVRVDLTEQGLYTLSPGTINLLEDLQEPVTLEFYFSEEASSDLPMVRNFARRVQELLDEMADQAGGNLEVERIDPEPFTEAEDQAARYGLEAVPVGSGGEELYLGIVGTNMIDGLEVLPFLSPGRESFLEYELARMIYLLGRPDKPRVALLSGLDMDGGVDMQTGQQREPWAVLEQIEQMFDVETVEVDADSLPEATDVLVLVHPQGLPEALLSDIEGFLAGGGRLLAFVDPFAETAMPDNPQDPMAVMSMDRTSNLETLFEAWGLEFSSDQFVADAGLALQVNTGQGGSPVRHAAILGVTREFMNRDDVVTGELDAVNLASAGRLDLSEESPLSLEPLLTSSEQAGLMDVGRLEMLSDPSELMSEMGATGERYTLAARLDGEVPRAFGDDEGDGYSLNAIVVSDVDFLADRYWVQRQRFFGTSVLDPFAGNGDFVVNAIDNLIGNADLISVRSRATSSRPFTLVDSLRREAERNLRTTEQRLESELAETERRLGELQQARGDSDLAILTPEQEAELDRFMEQRLEIRRQLRQVRRELDQDIEALGTRIKIINIALVPVLVTAFALAVAWRRSRRQKARHRGGDSE from the coding sequence ATGTCGAAGAACATCTACAGCGCAACCGGTCTGGCCTTGCTGGCCGTCCTCTTCCTGGCCCTGACGATTCTCATCGGCGCGAGTTTGCGCGGTGTGCGGGTGGATTTGACCGAGCAGGGTCTCTACACACTGAGTCCGGGCACCATCAACCTGCTCGAGGATCTGCAAGAACCGGTCACGCTCGAGTTCTACTTCAGCGAGGAGGCCAGCTCCGACTTGCCGATGGTGCGCAACTTTGCCCGCCGCGTGCAGGAACTGCTCGACGAAATGGCCGATCAGGCCGGTGGCAATCTCGAGGTGGAGCGCATCGATCCCGAACCGTTTACCGAGGCCGAGGACCAGGCCGCCCGCTACGGGCTGGAGGCCGTGCCCGTCGGCAGCGGCGGCGAGGAACTCTACCTGGGCATTGTCGGCACCAACATGATCGACGGCCTGGAAGTGCTGCCATTCCTCTCTCCGGGGCGGGAATCCTTTCTCGAATACGAACTGGCGCGGATGATCTACCTGCTCGGACGGCCCGACAAGCCGCGGGTGGCCTTGCTCAGCGGCCTGGACATGGATGGCGGCGTCGACATGCAGACCGGCCAGCAGCGCGAGCCCTGGGCGGTGCTCGAGCAGATCGAGCAGATGTTCGACGTCGAGACCGTCGAGGTCGACGCCGATTCCCTGCCGGAAGCCACCGACGTACTGGTGCTGGTGCATCCGCAGGGTCTGCCCGAAGCGCTGCTCTCCGACATCGAGGGCTTTCTGGCCGGCGGCGGGCGGCTGCTCGCTTTCGTGGATCCTTTCGCCGAAACCGCAATGCCCGATAACCCCCAGGATCCGATGGCGGTGATGAGCATGGACCGCACGTCCAATCTCGAAACGCTGTTCGAGGCCTGGGGATTGGAGTTCAGCAGCGATCAGTTCGTTGCCGACGCCGGCCTGGCGCTGCAGGTCAACACCGGGCAAGGCGGTAGCCCCGTCCGCCATGCCGCCATTCTGGGCGTGACGCGCGAGTTCATGAATCGTGACGATGTCGTTACCGGCGAACTCGATGCGGTCAATCTTGCCAGTGCCGGCCGTCTCGACCTGAGCGAGGAAAGCCCGCTGTCGCTGGAGCCGTTGTTGACCTCGAGTGAACAGGCCGGCCTGATGGATGTCGGTCGTCTGGAAATGTTGTCCGATCCGTCCGAGTTGATGTCGGAAATGGGCGCCACTGGCGAGCGCTACACCCTGGCGGCACGACTCGACGGCGAGGTGCCGCGGGCCTTCGGCGATGACGAGGGAGATGGCTATTCGCTCAACGCCATCGTCGTGTCCGATGTCGATTTCCTGGCCGATCGCTACTGGGTGCAGCGCCAGCGGTTCTTCGGCACCAGCGTGCTCGATCCCTTTGCCGGCAACGGCGATTTCGTCGTCAACGCCATCGACAACCTGATCGGCAATGCCGACCTGATCAGCGTGCGCTCGCGCGCCACCTCGAGCCGGCCGTTTACCCTGGTCGATTCGCTGCGGCGCGAAGCCGAGCGCAACCTACGTACCACCGAGCAACGCCTGGAGTCGGAATTGGCCGAGACCGAGCGCCGCCTGGGTGAATTGCAGCAGGCGCGCGGTGATTCGGATCTTGCCATTCTGACCCCGGAGCAGGAAGCCGAGCTCGACCGCTTCATGGAACAGCGCCTGGAAATTCGGCGCCAGCTGCGCCAGGTGCGGCGCGAACTCGACCAGGACATCGAGGCGCTGGGTACACGCATCAAGATCATCAACATCGCTCTGGTGCCGGTCCTGGTCACCGCTTTCGCGCTGGCCGTGGCTTGGCGTCGGAGCCGCCGGCAGAAGGCCCGCCACAGGGGAGGGGACAGCGAATGA
- a CDS encoding DUF4340 domain-containing protein has protein sequence MMNARMLIVLALATVIVLALSIVLVNRSGDDPETAADRLLLPELKDRVNDIAALDIIGADGETVAQLRRDRERWRLREMHDHEASFRLIHDLLRDLVEAQRLEARTENPEWHARLGLADPGSGEGSGVAVRFPGAAFDGVIIGKSDPADIGRYARIEGESRSWLTDLDPELPTEAIGWLETAIMDIPAADIAAVSIRHPDGQTVELRPADEAGETWVLLDAPAEREVKPAWQLRQAASALAALGMEDVRPHKRVPDDAVEVRYRTRDGLDFNASLFAEDDAHWVRFTVAPAPKEADEEDERSARDEGEVGADDDESVIDAVAVDGRLSPWQYAISESRFERMTHRLEDLLEPGEGD, from the coding sequence ATGATGAACGCTCGCATGCTCATCGTTCTGGCCCTGGCAACCGTCATCGTCCTGGCGCTGTCGATTGTCCTGGTCAACCGTTCCGGCGATGATCCGGAGACCGCAGCCGATCGCTTGCTGTTGCCCGAGCTGAAGGATCGCGTCAACGACATCGCCGCGCTCGACATCATTGGTGCCGACGGTGAAACAGTGGCGCAGTTGCGGCGCGACCGCGAGCGCTGGCGCTTGCGCGAAATGCACGATCATGAGGCCAGCTTCCGGCTCATCCACGATCTGCTGCGCGACCTGGTCGAGGCGCAGCGGCTGGAAGCCCGCACCGAGAATCCCGAATGGCATGCCCGCCTGGGCCTGGCCGATCCCGGTTCGGGCGAAGGCAGCGGCGTGGCCGTTCGTTTTCCGGGAGCGGCGTTCGACGGCGTCATCATCGGCAAGTCCGACCCGGCTGACATCGGGCGCTACGCTCGCATCGAGGGTGAGTCGCGCAGCTGGCTCACCGACCTGGACCCCGAACTGCCGACCGAAGCGATCGGCTGGCTGGAGACGGCCATCATGGACATTCCAGCGGCCGATATCGCTGCGGTCAGCATCCGCCATCCCGACGGACAGACGGTTGAACTCCGGCCGGCGGATGAAGCGGGTGAGACCTGGGTTTTGCTTGACGCGCCGGCCGAGCGCGAGGTCAAGCCGGCCTGGCAGTTGCGGCAGGCGGCTTCTGCGCTGGCGGCACTGGGCATGGAGGATGTCCGCCCGCACAAGCGCGTGCCCGACGATGCCGTGGAGGTGCGCTATCGGACCCGCGACGGCCTGGACTTCAATGCCTCGTTGTTCGCCGAAGATGACGCCCACTGGGTGCGTTTCACGGTCGCACCCGCGCCCAAGGAGGCTGACGAAGAAGACGAGCGATCGGCTCGGGATGAGGGCGAAGTGGGCGCAGATGATGATGAATCGGTTATCGATGCTGTCGCCGTGGACGGAAGGCTCTCGCCCTGGCAATACGCGATTTCGGAATCGCGTTTCGAACGCATGACCCATCGGCTCGAGGACCTGCTGGAACCGGGTGAAGGAGACTGA
- a CDS encoding LysR substrate-binding domain-containing protein, which translates to MNLRALQYLLALAEVRHFSRAAELCHVSQPTLSTQIRKLEDELDVQLVERHPRQVMLTPVGEEIVARARTLLGEVEAIRAIARRSRDPHSGTVRIGIFPTLAPYLLPHVVPAIRKAFPRLTLRLYEEKTEDVIEMLGQGRLDAGLLALPVSEEWLHSRILFEEPFVLAVPDHHPLARREFIDMTDLQDQELLLLEDGHCLRDQALEVCQLAGAQEKLDFHATSMETLRQMVAANTGITLMPTLAVKPPVAHTDNLVTRPFRQPGPKRTIAMAWRKTSALGEFLEELAGLFAAIDSELLDPGQTQEPTRPSA; encoded by the coding sequence ATGAACCTGCGCGCCCTGCAATACCTGCTCGCCCTGGCCGAAGTCCGACATTTTTCGCGTGCTGCCGAACTCTGTCACGTCAGCCAGCCGACCCTGAGCACGCAGATCCGCAAGCTCGAGGACGAACTGGACGTGCAATTGGTCGAGCGCCACCCGCGCCAGGTCATGCTCACGCCGGTGGGTGAGGAAATCGTGGCCCGGGCGCGCACATTGCTCGGCGAGGTCGAAGCGATCCGGGCGATCGCCCGGCGATCGCGTGACCCGCATAGCGGTACGGTTCGCATTGGTATTTTTCCAACCCTGGCCCCCTACCTGCTGCCACACGTCGTGCCGGCCATCCGCAAGGCCTTTCCGCGCCTGACGCTTCGCCTTTACGAGGAAAAGACCGAGGACGTGATCGAGATGCTCGGCCAGGGGCGGCTCGATGCCGGCCTGCTCGCCCTGCCTGTATCCGAGGAGTGGCTACACAGCCGGATCCTGTTCGAAGAGCCTTTCGTGCTGGCGGTTCCGGACCATCACCCACTCGCCCGCCGCGAGTTCATCGACATGACCGATCTCCAGGACCAGGAACTGCTGCTGCTTGAGGATGGCCATTGCCTGCGCGATCAGGCCCTGGAAGTCTGTCAGCTGGCCGGCGCACAGGAGAAGCTGGACTTTCACGCCACGAGCATGGAAACCTTGCGGCAGATGGTGGCAGCCAATACCGGCATCACGCTGATGCCGACGCTGGCCGTCAAGCCGCCGGTGGCCCACACCGATAATCTGGTCACCCGCCCCTTTCGGCAGCCGGGGCCGAAACGGACCATTGCCATGGCCTGGCGCAAGACTTCGGCGCTGGGAGAGTTTCTCGAGGAACTGGCCGGCCTTTTTGCCGCAATCGACTCCGAACTGCTCGATCCGGGCCAGACGCAGGAGCCGACGCGACCGAGCGCCTGA
- a CDS encoding peroxiredoxin, with product MLTIGDKFPNYSLKATVSTDMESAFTEIDNNSYEGKWQLVFFYPKDFTFVCPTEIKAFSDLADEFADRDCQVLAASTDTEFVHLAWRQHHDDLKELAIPMLADVKRELSSALGILHPEEGVATRATFLVDPQGIIRHVSVTDMSVGRNPKEVLRILDALQTDELCPCNWQPGEDVLQAA from the coding sequence ATGCTCACGATTGGCGACAAGTTCCCGAACTACAGCCTGAAAGCGACTGTAAGTACCGACATGGAGTCGGCCTTCACCGAGATCGACAACAACAGCTATGAAGGCAAGTGGCAGCTGGTGTTCTTCTATCCGAAGGATTTCACCTTTGTCTGCCCGACCGAGATCAAGGCCTTCAGTGACCTGGCCGATGAATTTGCAGATCGGGACTGCCAGGTACTCGCCGCCAGCACCGACACGGAGTTCGTCCACCTGGCCTGGCGCCAGCATCATGACGACCTGAAGGAACTCGCCATTCCGATGCTGGCCGACGTCAAGCGCGAGCTGAGCTCGGCTCTCGGAATCCTGCATCCGGAAGAGGGTGTCGCCACCCGGGCGACCTTCCTGGTCGATCCGCAGGGCATCATTCGCCATGTCTCGGTTACCGACATGAGCGTTGGTCGCAACCCGAAGGAAGTTCTTCGCATCCTCGACGCACTGCAGACCGATGAACTCTGCCCGTGCAACTGGCAGCCGGGCGAAGACGTTCTTCAGGCCGCTTGA
- a CDS encoding carboxymuconolactone decarboxylase family protein yields the protein MSIDNIKQQIPDYAKDLRINIGNVLDPERAEGMSAEQIYGIALATAISSRNPQLIAAVEEEAASHLSDAWLTATKAAAAIMGMNNIYYRFVHLASNKDYGSMPAGLRMSVIGRPGIDKADFELMSLAVSAVNGCGQCIDSHEKVLKQAGVGNEVIQHAVRIASVIHAVATVFDAEQATAGMQSAA from the coding sequence ATGAGCATTGACAACATCAAGCAGCAGATTCCCGACTACGCAAAGGATCTGCGCATTAACATCGGCAACGTGCTGGACCCGGAACGGGCCGAGGGCATGTCCGCCGAACAGATTTACGGCATCGCCCTGGCGACCGCCATCTCCAGCCGCAACCCGCAACTGATCGCGGCCGTGGAAGAAGAAGCCGCTTCGCATCTCAGTGATGCGTGGCTCACGGCCACCAAGGCTGCGGCCGCCATCATGGGGATGAACAACATCTACTACCGCTTTGTTCATCTGGCCTCGAACAAGGACTACGGCAGTATGCCGGCAGGCCTGCGCATGAGCGTCATCGGTCGGCCGGGTATCGACAAGGCCGACTTCGAGCTGATGTCATTGGCGGTTTCGGCCGTCAACGGCTGCGGCCAGTGCATCGACAGCCACGAGAAGGTGCTCAAGCAGGCCGGCGTGGGCAACGAGGTCATCCAGCATGCCGTTCGCATCGCCTCGGTGATCCACGCGGTGGCTACGGTATTTGATGCCGAACAGGCGACGGCCGGAATGCAGTCAGCCGCCTGA
- a CDS encoding acyl-CoA thioesterase produces MNDRQSRIEHARTRITKLVFPQDTNPIATLYGGTALKWMDEVAFLTATRFARCQVVTVSMDRVDFKVPIPQGAIVELVGEISDIGRTSMNVAVQILLENPLEGSQKLAIEGHLVMVAVDERMQPQAIEAMD; encoded by the coding sequence ATGAACGATCGACAGAGCCGCATAGAGCATGCGCGCACGCGCATTACCAAACTGGTGTTCCCACAGGACACCAACCCGATTGCCACGCTCTACGGTGGCACGGCACTGAAATGGATGGACGAAGTTGCCTTCCTGACGGCCACCCGCTTCGCCCGCTGCCAGGTCGTGACCGTTTCCATGGACCGGGTCGACTTCAAAGTACCCATTCCCCAGGGAGCAATCGTTGAGCTGGTCGGCGAAATCTCGGACATCGGCCGCACGTCCATGAACGTAGCAGTCCAGATCCTGCTGGAGAACCCGCTCGAGGGATCACAGAAGCTGGCGATCGAGGGTCATCTGGTTATGGTGGCCGTGGATGAGCGCATGCAGCCACAGGCAATCGAGGCGATGGACTGA
- a CDS encoding RuBisCO large subunit C-terminal-like domain-containing protein — protein MSDPLIEATYIATRPDRDPEILAEQIAREQSLEIVPELIPDQIRWRYLGRVLEVSRQGEERWAFRIGYPAELASAQAGQLLHLLYGNVSFYPRIRLLDLHLPDALLDTLPGPLGGIERIRTQIGVRDRPLLMTVLKPRGSSPEHLAGIAGRFARGGGDLIKDDQNLVESEIQSFRNRINICTQELELAEEDTGKRCLYLPHVAGSGDHLRRQLEAVKEAGLAGVVMCPWVMGLETAASAAREFELMWLAHPAMAGAFTEAVDQGIASPILLGKLLRVAGADISIFPGSGGRISSAHDDDRAVCRALTEPLGQLRPTLPCLGGGKTLEAAPESRQRLGIDHAVLVGGDLLKRGEAIEAAVRETLERF, from the coding sequence ATGTCCGACCCCCTGATCGAAGCAACGTACATAGCCACCCGCCCGGATCGCGATCCGGAAATTCTGGCCGAACAAATCGCCCGCGAACAGAGCCTCGAGATCGTCCCGGAGCTGATTCCCGACCAAATTCGCTGGCGCTATCTCGGCCGAGTGCTCGAGGTCAGCCGGCAAGGCGAAGAGCGCTGGGCGTTTCGGATCGGCTACCCGGCCGAGCTGGCCAGTGCCCAGGCCGGACAGCTGCTCCACCTGCTCTACGGCAACGTCAGCTTCTACCCCCGCATCCGCCTGCTCGATCTGCATCTGCCCGATGCACTGCTCGATACCCTGCCCGGTCCGCTCGGCGGCATCGAGCGTATTCGAACACAGATCGGCGTTCGGGACCGACCATTGCTGATGACCGTACTGAAACCGCGCGGCAGTAGTCCGGAACATCTGGCCGGGATCGCCGGGCGCTTCGCCCGCGGCGGCGGCGATCTGATCAAGGATGACCAGAACCTGGTTGAAAGCGAGATTCAGAGCTTTAGAAATCGAATTAATATCTGCACTCAAGAACTTGAATTAGCGGAAGAAGATACCGGTAAAAGATGTCTTTACCTGCCCCATGTTGCGGGTAGCGGTGACCACCTCCGGCGCCAACTCGAGGCCGTGAAGGAAGCGGGTCTTGCAGGCGTGGTGATGTGCCCCTGGGTCATGGGGCTGGAGACCGCAGCGTCGGCGGCGCGTGAATTCGAACTGATGTGGCTGGCACATCCCGCGATGGCCGGCGCCTTCACGGAGGCCGTCGATCAGGGGATCGCTTCGCCGATCCTTCTGGGTAAGCTGCTACGCGTCGCCGGAGCCGACATCAGCATCTTCCCGGGCAGCGGTGGGCGCATCAGTTCGGCCCATGATGATGATCGGGCTGTCTGTCGGGCACTGACCGAACCGCTCGGCCAACTCCGGCCCACCCTCCCCTGTCTCGGTGGCGGCAAGACGCTGGAGGCAGCACCCGAATCACGGCAGCGGCTCGGCATCGACCATGCCGTGCTGGTCGGCGGCGACCTGCTCAAACGCGGCGAGGCGATCGAGGCAGCCGTGCGCGAAACCCTGGAAAGGTTCTAG
- a CDS encoding tryptophan--tRNA ligase: MSKQQRVLTGITTTGTPHLGNYVGAIKPAIAASRDPKTDSFYFLADYHALVKCEDPERVQQSTLEIAATWLALGLDTSRSIFYRQSDIDEIPELTWLLTCVTAKGLMNRAHAYKAAVDDNVEAGEDPDWGITMGLFSYPVLMAADILMFNAHTVPVGKDQVQHLEMARDIAQRFNHRYGEHFVLPNAQVDEHVATLPGTDGRKMSKSYDNTIPLWLPEKKLRKAIMKIKTNSQEPGEPKDPDGASVYAVYAAFASEQQRSEMRRAFAEGIAWGEVKQQLFELINAELEGPRERYEALINDPLQVERELRQGAERAREISRPFIAELREAVGIRALG; encoded by the coding sequence ATGAGCAAGCAGCAACGGGTGCTAACAGGAATCACGACCACGGGGACGCCGCACCTGGGCAATTACGTCGGTGCGATCAAGCCGGCGATTGCCGCCAGCCGCGACCCGAAGACCGATTCCTTCTACTTTCTCGCCGACTACCACGCCCTGGTCAAGTGCGAGGATCCGGAGCGTGTGCAGCAGTCCACGCTGGAGATCGCCGCGACCTGGCTGGCGCTGGGGCTGGATACTTCGCGCTCGATCTTCTACCGGCAATCGGACATCGACGAGATTCCGGAACTGACCTGGCTTCTGACCTGCGTGACCGCCAAGGGCCTGATGAACCGGGCGCACGCCTACAAGGCGGCCGTAGACGACAACGTCGAAGCCGGCGAGGACCCGGACTGGGGCATCACCATGGGACTGTTTTCCTACCCGGTGCTGATGGCTGCCGATATTCTGATGTTCAATGCCCACACCGTGCCGGTGGGCAAGGACCAGGTCCAGCACCTGGAGATGGCGCGCGATATCGCACAGCGCTTCAATCACCGCTACGGCGAGCATTTCGTACTGCCCAATGCCCAGGTTGACGAGCATGTTGCCACCCTGCCGGGCACCGATGGCCGCAAGATGTCGAAGAGCTACGACAACACCATCCCGCTGTGGCTGCCCGAGAAAAAGCTTCGCAAGGCCATAATGAAGATCAAGACCAACTCACAGGAGCCGGGTGAGCCCAAGGATCCTGATGGCGCATCCGTGTACGCGGTCTATGCCGCATTTGCCAGTGAACAGCAGCGTTCTGAAATGCGCCGGGCCTTTGCCGAAGGTATTGCCTGGGGCGAGGTCAAACAGCAGCTGTTCGAATTGATCAATGCCGAGCTCGAAGGTCCGCGTGAGCGTTACGAAGCGCTGATCAACGACCCGCTTCAGGTCGAGCGGGAGCTCCGGCAGGGTGCCGAGCGGGCACGCGAGATCAGCAGGCCCTTTATTGCCGAACTGCGCGAAGCAGTCGGCATTCGCGCGCTGGGATGA
- a CDS encoding fumarylacetoacetate hydrolase family protein, which translates to MSTPAVIWDPPTLPVRDGRSFPLRHVWCVGRNYADHAREMGIDPDRSPPVFFSKPAQAMIHADRVVYPPDTEELHHEVELVVFLDGGGRNLSAEAAEAVIFGYAVGIDLTRRDVQARAKKAGQPWEMSKGFDQSAPVGLVVPARDWRPDTDAAISLAVDDQMRQSARLGEMIWTVPELLAELSKTVTLNPGDAVFTGTPAGVAALRPGQRVRAHVAGLPPLALEIVSD; encoded by the coding sequence ATGAGTACGCCGGCTGTGATCTGGGATCCGCCGACGCTGCCGGTCAGGGACGGACGAAGCTTCCCGCTGCGCCATGTCTGGTGCGTGGGCCGCAACTACGCCGACCATGCGCGCGAGATGGGCATTGATCCCGATCGTTCGCCGCCGGTGTTCTTCTCCAAGCCGGCCCAGGCCATGATTCACGCCGATCGTGTGGTCTATCCGCCGGATACGGAGGAGTTGCACCACGAGGTCGAATTGGTGGTTTTCCTCGACGGTGGTGGCCGCAACCTTTCGGCGGAAGCGGCGGAGGCCGTGATCTTTGGCTATGCGGTTGGCATCGACCTGACGCGTCGCGACGTCCAGGCCCGCGCCAAAAAGGCCGGCCAGCCCTGGGAAATGAGCAAGGGTTTTGACCAGTCCGCACCGGTCGGTCTGGTCGTGCCCGCCCGTGACTGGCGGCCGGATACCGATGCTGCGATCTCCCTGGCTGTCGACGATCAGATGCGGCAGTCGGCCCGGCTGGGCGAGATGATCTGGACCGTCCCGGAACTGCTGGCCGAGCTTTCCAAAACGGTAACGCTCAATCCGGGCGATGCCGTATTCACCGGCACACCGGCCGGCGTGGCGGCACTGCGTCCCGGTCAGCGAGTCCGTGCTCACGTGGCAGGGTTGCCGCCACTCGCTCTAGAAATCGTTTCCGATTGA
- a CDS encoding Hsp20/alpha crystallin family protein — MAMTHLTTPTRWFRRSGSEPVSRMPTRSMARENDPITRMHEQMNQLFDSFFGDVGWSMDRPLVDGSSALMQPQLDIFESDKEYRLSVELPGVERDDIDLSVDDDALVIRARKERRSEDADNDRFHRVERSYGRYERMLTLPVDADTDKIGAELKNGVLEVTIPRRDDIETTSGKRIEIKGG, encoded by the coding sequence ATGGCAATGACCCATCTAACCACGCCAACCCGCTGGTTCCGCCGTTCCGGTTCGGAACCGGTCAGCCGCATGCCGACCCGCTCGATGGCGCGGGAGAACGATCCAATCACCCGCATGCACGAGCAGATGAATCAGCTGTTCGACAGCTTCTTCGGTGACGTCGGCTGGTCGATGGACCGTCCGCTGGTTGACGGTTCCAGTGCGCTGATGCAGCCCCAGCTCGATATTTTCGAATCCGACAAGGAATATCGACTGTCGGTCGAGCTGCCGGGCGTAGAGCGCGATGATATCGACCTGAGCGTCGACGACGATGCCCTGGTCATTCGCGCGCGCAAGGAGCGTCGCAGCGAGGACGCCGACAACGACCGGTTCCATCGCGTCGAGCGCAGCTACGGCCGCTACGAGCGCATGCTCACCCTGCCCGTCGACGCGGACACCGACAAGATCGGTGCTGAGCTGAAGAATGGCGTGCTCGAGGTGACGATCCCGCGCCGCGACGACATCGAGACAACCAGCGGCAAGCGGATCGAAATCAAGGGCGGTTGA